A stretch of DNA from Synechococcus sp. JA-3-3Ab:
ACTGAGTCTGCCCATGCGCATGGCTAAACCCTTTTCGCCCTATTTCACCGCCTATCCTGTCACTTCTACAGCCCAATGACAGCTACCAATCGACAAAACCAAGACCAAAGGTCAAAAGCGCCAACGGCCTTTTTGGCTTGGCCAGCTCTTGCAGCGGAGGAGAGATGGGGAGCCTCTCAAGAGCAGGCTTGGGAACCCCCCTCACCTCCCAAAACCGGCCAGCCCACCAAGCCCTGGCGGAGACTCTGATGGCAGGCACGCACCTCTTCAAGGGTAAACAGGCGGCGAAAGGGGATCCCCATTTCGCGGTAACGGGCCTCTGCCCCTTCCAGTCGATCCACCAAAGCCAGGATCCCTTCTGCCCGATAGCCCGCTGCCCGCACCCGCTCGACAGCCTTGAGAGCCGAGCCGCCGGTGGTCACCACATCCTCCAAGATCCAAACCCGGCTGCCCGCCGGCAACTCCGGCCCCTCGATCCAGGCCTGGGTGCCATGTCCCTTAGGCTCTTTGCGGACAATCAGGGCCGCCAGGTTGGCCGGCTCAGCCTGCAGAGAGGCCAAACTCACCGCTGTGACCAAGGGATCCGCCCCCAAGGTCATGCCGGCAACTGCCTCGGTCTCAGGGGGCAGTAGCCGATGCAGCAGGGATCCCACCAGGTAGGCTCCCTGGGGGTGGAGGGTAACCGGCTTGCAGTTGATGTAGTAAGTGCTTTGCTGCCCAGACGTGAGGGTAAAGGATCCCTCGCGGTAGGCCAGTTGGGCCAGCAAATACAGCAATTTCTCCCGCGCCTCAGCCGAGGAAAGACCTAAGGGAGAACAGTCTAGGAGCAACACAGCAGGGATCCCCATCAGCTCAACCGTCAACCCATAGATGCGGCAATAACTAACCTGGAGGAACTTCAGTCCGAAGTAAGCAGAACTTTGAGGTTATGCCTCAAAGGACTGTCTAGGGGCGTCTTGACAGCGCCTTTACGAGTCCATTTTGGGCTGCGTAAGAATCCCCTGGGTGGGAGCATGACTCTAGTCAATGATACGCTGGACTATACTGAAAATAATGTACAGTATGTTCAGTATGGCTGCCTGGCATGGCTAGGTATGTAAAACCGAGAGAAGCAGCAGCTTATTTTGGGGTGTGTCTCCACACCCTCAGACGGTGGGAACAGAAAGGCTGGATTAAGGCAATACGCACACCATCTGGTAGAGCGAGAAGGTATGACCTCGACAGTTACGTCAGAACACCCAGAAAGGATAAACGAGTTGTTTTGTACGCCCGAGTCAGCAGTCGAGGGCAGAAACCAGACTTGGAGAGACAGATTGCAAGACTGGTTAACCTCTATCCTGGAGCCGAAGTGGTCGGAGAGGTTGGCGGCGGTCTCGACTTCAAAAGACCAAAGTTCCTTGCCTTATTGGAACGAGTCCGTGCAGGAGATATCGGAACAATTGTGGTCGCTCACCGGGATCGACTCTGCCGGTTTGGATTTGAGTTCGTTGAGTGGTACTGCCGTCAATACGGGTGCGAAGTCTTGGTTCTCGATGACGATCACCTTTCTCCCCAACAGGAACTGGTTGAGGATATCCTCACCATCCTGCACTGCTTCAGTAGTCGGCTCTACGGACTCAGGAAATATCGGGCTGCAATCGAGAAAGATACGGATTTATCCGGAGCCAGCGCTGGCTAAGGTTTGGAAGCAGTGGCAAGCGGCGTGCCGGTACTGCTACAATCAAGCGATTGCCTATCAGCGTCAGCATGGTGCCCCAAAAACGGCCAGAAAGCTGCGGGACATCATCCTGCGCTCCGACCTGCCCGGGTGGGTGAAGGACGCCCCCTGCCACATCAAGCAGAACGCGGTCGTCGAGGCGTGGTTGGCGTTTCGCCGAAGCAAAGACGCGAGGTTTCGCAGTGTGCGGGACAGGTCGCATACGCTGCAATTCAACGCCGGCAACTTTCGCAATGGGACGTGGTATCCGAAACTCACCCGAGGT
This window harbors:
- a CDS encoding IS607 family transposase — encoded protein: MARYVKPREAAAYFGVCLHTLRRWEQKGWIKAIRTPSGRARRYDLDSYVRTPRKDKRVVLYARVSSRGQKPDLERQIARLVNLYPGAEVVGEVGGGLDFKRPKFLALLERVRAGDIGTIVVAHRDRLCRFGFEFVEWYCRQYGCEVLVLDDDHLSPQQELVEDILTILHCFSSRLYGLRKYRAAIEKDTDLSGASAG
- the pyrE gene encoding orotate phosphoribosyltransferase — translated: MLLLDCSPLGLSSAEAREKLLYLLAQLAYREGSFTLTSGQQSTYYINCKPVTLHPQGAYLVGSLLHRLLPPETEAVAGMTLGADPLVTAVSLASLQAEPANLAALIVRKEPKGHGTQAWIEGPELPAGSRVWILEDVVTTGGSALKAVERVRAAGYRAEGILALVDRLEGAEARYREMGIPFRRLFTLEEVRACHQSLRQGLVGWPVLGGEGGSQACS